One segment of Toxoplasma gondii ME49 chromosome VI, whole genome shotgun sequence DNA contains the following:
- a CDS encoding hypothetical protein (encoded by transcript TGME49_244010): MPPMSAVCLEFVDTLVSFLEACLHHLLCLRGVYPSSLFRRVRLFGQFVWWSHAKAVSSYIRELCLSLRESLRRRLLPSIRLVILDRNDALLEWFDFRFSSEPASAAFLSSPRFSVKLPGGQRDGEDGRRHSGGPAAAKSQELGFSHGGRTEKSVLHQDAKTGEKLENAQGGDADRHRRRRRCRDFMETTLEACSETGDDENSERAKIPRETRLACDKTRQENAFAEGRDPTGKKDAFFAFPSAPATLVDHCRDTLNRLEFSSFWIDDLCEDSETEEEGGRKTSDEAPRIRRMETQKAARSTSPGIRRVRGRRKACTFCVLVEMDQTVLSRFEARKNAASCSRRVPLAADEDLHAIQRLRCSWMPSFSFSSLSASSSSSACPGTVGSPVSAPSPTRPIDRLQERETAVLVSAFPFSFDSTENTYTSAASSLRDVSARGFLAVFAGVPTRRKQDFFRSSVSKFPDGNCEKVCDIASASDAEEAVDKTEMEREDTREKKSEEADEQRTGVVTDPWIAAAELVGFSREDRQ; the protein is encoded by the exons ATGCCTCCCATGTCGGCCGTGTGTTTAGAGTTCGTCGATACactcgtctcttttctggaAGCTTGTCTCCATCATCTGCTGTGTCTTCGTGGTGTGtatccctcttctctctttcgtcgcgTCCGCCTTTTCGGCCAGTTCGTCTGGTGGAGTCATGCGAAAGCGGTTTCGTCGTACATTCGGGAactgtgtctgtctttgcGTGAGAGTCTCCGCCGCCGGCTCCTCCCCTCCATTCGCCTCGTCATTCTCGACCGAAACGACGCCCTTCTTGAGTGGTTTgactttcgcttctcttccgagcctgcctccgccgcgtttctctcctctccgcgtttctctgtgaaACTGCCAGGCGGGcaacgagacggagaagacggcagaaGACACTCTGGAGGGCCTGCTGCAGCCAAGTCGCAGGAGCTGGGCTTCAGTcacggaggaagaacagaaaaatCTGTGCTTCACCAGGATGCGAAGACTGGCGAAAAGCTGGAGAACGCCCagggaggcgacgcagaccGTCACCGCCGCCGgcgaagatgcagagatTTCATGGAAACGACGCTCGAGGCTtgctcggaaacaggagatGACGAAAACAGCGAGCGCGCAAAGATCCCGAGGGAAACGCGCCTGGCCTGTGACAAgacaagacaagaaaacgcCTTTGCTGAAGGTCGAGATCcaacagggaagaaggatgcattcttcgcttttccctcGGCGCCGGCAACACTCGTTGACCACTGTCGAGACACTCTAAATCGCCTCGAGTTCAGCAGCTTCTGGATCGACGACTTAtgcgaagacagcgaaacagaagaagaaggtggacGAAAGACTAGCGACGAGGCACCCAGGATCCGACGCATGGAGACCCAGAAGGCGGCGCGATCAACTTCGCCGGGCATTCGCCGTGTTCGGGGTCGGAGGAAAG caTGCACATTTTGTGTTTTAGTGGAAATGGACCAGactgtcctctctcgcttcgagGCTCGGAAAAACGCAGCGAGCTGCTCACGCAGGGTTCCTTTGGCCGCCGACGAG GATCTACATGCCATCCAGAGACTTCGGTGCAGCTGGatgccttccttctctttttcttctctctccgcttcttcgtcctcttcagCTTGCCCCGGCACTGTGGGTTCTCCCGTGTCTGCGCCGTCGCCAACGAGGCCGATTGACCGGCtacaagaaagagagacagctgtcctcgtctccgctttccccttctctttcgaTTCTACAGAAAATACATACACTTCtgccgcctcttctctccgcgacgTCTCTGCACGAGGCTTTCTAGCGGTCTTCGCGGGGGTgccgacgagaaggaagcaagacttctttcgttcttctgtctcgaaATTCCCCGACGGCAACTGCGAGAAAGTCTGTGATATCGCTTCAGCCAGTGACGCGGAGGAAGCAGTGGACAAgacagagatggagagagaggatacaagggagaagaagagcgaggaggcagaTGAGCAGAGAACGGGTGTTGTGACAGACCCATGGATAGCAGCGGCTGAGCTCGTCGGCTTCTCCCGAGAAGATCGACAGTGA
- a CDS encoding hypothetical protein (encoded by transcript TGME49_244015) has translation MSTQEPASRGSRQCHYTQDAAVPLSHTNSRQSVMLKDLLRYSKKSSLQHRHQNPQGTRYSSSIHIRTKLCVHPLNAEPLIHCKE, from the exons ATGTCTACTCAGGAACCCGCATCCCGGG GTAGTCGACAGTGCCACTACACACAAGATGCCGCGGTTCCCCTTTCACACACGAACTCGCGACAGAGCGTAATGCTGAAGGACCTCTTAAGATACAGTAAAAAAAGTAGCTTGCAACATCGGCATCAAAACCCTCAAGGAACTCGATATTCCTCGTCCATTCACATCCGTACGAAACTTTGTGTCCACCCTCTGAATGCTGAACCTCTCATTCACTGCAAGGAGTAA
- a CDS encoding activator of hsp90 atpase 1 family protein (encoded by transcript TGME49_244020), translating into MATQICVEELFAVPAHVLYEAFLDPHQMMRVGLGAPAEIDPKVGGRFSWFNKSIEGEITALTPNKEIQEKWRFAEWEPMVYSDVKMKFDAEESDTTRLTIEQSGIPLTDKFGNGNCDVRVREGWRQHILDRFEKVLGYPRQK; encoded by the exons ATGGCAACCCAAATCTGTGTTGAAGAACTGTTCGCCGTTCCAGCGCATGTCCTCTACGAGGCCTTTCTCGATCCTCACCAAATGATGCGAGTGGGCTTGGGTGCCCCCGCTGAGATT GATCCGAAAGTAGGAGGCCGCTTCTCGTGGTTTAACAAGAGCATTGAGGGCGAAATAACGGCGTTGACGCCAAACAAGGAAATCCAGGAGAAATGGAGATT TGCAGAATGGGAGCCGATGGTTTACTCCGATGTAAAGATGAAGTTCGACGCTGAAGAGTCTGACACGACCCGTTTAACCATCGAACAAAGTGGGATCCCACTTACAGACAAATTCGGAAACG GCAACTGTGATGTCCGGGTGCGGGAAGGCTGGAGGCAGCACATCCTAGACCGATTCGAGAAAGTTTTGGGATACCCGCGTCAGAAATGA
- the IMC3 gene encoding inner membrane complex protein IMC3 (encoded by transcript TGME49_244030~Product name based on PMID:15279956.~Predicted trans-membrane domain (TMHMM2.0):250-273:276-299:305-328:656-679) produces the protein MSQSDLFRHGEISAKSQKAGVGFLVSFFRSEEGPHNVNEAEVCAPVEVQSECDDEDFANSLLMDLSSPRKTGDVSSYFPADDIVCSVTADSPVDTKHTLAVSHAEEVRAEKTSSRGSVWGSASFFERPQTPPAARDAPRVSSGRAAGTVLQTRRTRIPTGTPGDASSDGSSPAWRGKQFHVAFQGSKEVTVVEDETASTRSETQDGCQQREGGTWEQAKENSISSSESVARPLTHSAGPYLRRKGDLQRTVKSGVFLTGALTVPVALVAIACISPWSFGSGLSLLVGGALVFLCGYFGTTLSSRPLLIVYLALLCGLLASLLVATVFNTHLAVQAFRAVRHVYFDPSEATTTRRLETAVVSSHSSTSKVTLPLALEIPGRTNMQGMLTNLRKPSFQNLPVPSATAAYREQRFIEAAEVQQSSKNAKHPRIYDMRHASGDSFDVTGAVGTRFPRAPVAERRLSPLQDSQKNNATPVQTTTEPVIRVEAERCNAVPLSLTKYIGPTKVQLETYGLLCGFSLYNIWGVVDAWDVDCETFCGFKYLATKRYMWNVGKETLRQGESEAVTAGMGPGSAGRVFAFREQKKEATGRTKEHTWSVNRLQEETGKREAHESQPADVARVTSREDALATWRENTSVADQIKCMELALNLSCGVVRSFYLVLLPGLSVVMVVTSLALFTAGTSLVKKGIQLSQEFAR, from the coding sequence ATGTCACAGAGTGACTTGTTCCGTCACGGCGAAATCAGTGCCAAATCACAAAAAGCTGGGGTGGGATTCTTGGTCAGCTTTTTTCGTTCGGAGGAAGGCCCCCATAATGTAAATGAAGCTGAAGTTTGTGCCCCCGTGGAGGTGCAGTCTGAatgcgacgacgaagacttTGCCAACAGCCTTCTCATGGatctttcctctccccgtAAGACTGGTGATGTCTCCAGTTACTTCCCTGCGGACGATATCGTCTGCTCTGTAACGGCTGACAGCCCAGTTGACACTAAACACACCTTGGCCGTCTCACATGCAGAGGAAGTTCGCGCAGAAAAGACATCATCTCGGGGATCTGTTTGGGGTAGTGCCAGTTTTTTCGAAAGGCCACAGACACCTCCTGCGGCTCGGGATGCGCCGCGGGTTTCTTCCGGACGTGCGGCAGGGACCGTTCTACAGACTAGACGCACACGCATCCCGACAGGAACTCCAGGAGATGCCTCCTCTGATGGTAGTTCACCAGCGTGGAGGGGTAAGCAGTTCCACGTGGCTTTTCAAGGGAGTAAAGAAGTCACGGTTGTGGAAGATGAAACTGCATCAACTAGAAGTGAAACCCAGGATGGGTGCCAACAACGTGAGGGTGGCACGTGGGAGCAGGCCAAAGAAAACTCGATTTCATCATCGGAGTCGGTGGCTCGACCGCTAACACACAGTGCAGGCCCGTATTTGAGGCGCAAAGGCGACCTCCAGAGAACGGTCAAATCGGGTGTTTTTTTAACCGGGGCCCTGACTGTCCCAGTCGCGCTTGTCGCCATCGCATGCATCTCGCCGTGGAGTTTCGGCTCCGGCTTGTCACTCCTTGTAGGTGGGGCACTTGTTTTCCTTTGTGGCTACTTCGGGACCACACTCAGTTCGCGACCACTCCTCATTGTCTACCTAGCACTGCTCTGTGGTCTCCTGGCTAGTCTTCTTGTAGCGACTGTATTCAACACCCACCTCGCCGTTCAAGCGTTTAGAGCTGTACGGCATGTGTACTTCGATCCGTCTGAGGCGACCACCACTCGCAGATTGGAAACCGCAGTGGTCTCATCTCACAGCTCAACATCAAAAGTCACGCTTCCTCTGGCGCTTGAGATCCCCGGGCGAACGAACATGCAAGGAATGCTGACAAATTTGAGGAAGCCGAGCTTCCAAAACTTGCCCGTGCCGTCTGCTACAGCAGCTTACCGGGAACAAAGGTTCATCGAGGCAGCGGAAGTTCAGCAGTCTTCCAAAAACGCGAAACACCCCCGCATTTATGACATGCGTCACGCTTCCGGAGACTCCTTTGATGTGACCGGAGCTGTGGGGACACGGTTCCCTCGCGCCCCAGTGGCCGAGAGGCGCTTGTCGCCTCTTCAGGACTCTCAGAAAAACAACGCGACTCCTGTACAAACGACCACAGAGCCTGTCATTCGCGTTGAAGCCGAGAGATGCAACGCAGTTCCCCTTTCGCTCACCAAGTACATAGGCCCGACAAAAGTTCAGCTGGAAACGTACGGCTTGCTGTGTGGTTTTTCCCTGTACAATATTTGGGGGGTTGTGGACGCTTGGGATGTTGACTGTGAGACCTTTTGCGGCTTCAAATATCTCGCGACTAAGAGGTACATGTGGAATGTTGGCAAAGAAACCTTGCGGCAGGGCGAGAGTGAAGCCGTGACAGCAGGGATGGGTCCAGGGTCTGCGGGACGCGTTTTTGCGTTtcgagaacagaaaaaagaagctACAGGTCGCACAAAAGAACACACATGGAGTGTCAATCGACTTCAGGAGGAGACCGGGAAGAGGGAAGCGCACGAATCACAACCCGCTGATGTCGCTCGGGTAACGTCACGAGAAGACGCCCTCGCGACTTGGCGAGAAAACACCTCTGTTGCCGACCAAATCAAATGCATGGAGCTTGCTCTCAACCTCTCCTGCGGTGTCGTCAGATCCTTTTACCTTGTCCTTCTCCCCGGGCTAAGTGTAGTGATGGTTGTGACGTCCCTCGCCCTGTTCACTGCTGGAACGTCTCTTGTCAAGAAGGGCATCCAACTGAGTCAAGAGTTCGCGAGATGA